GCAACTGCGCCGGAGCGATGCGAAGCTGCCGCAGCAGATAGGTCCCGCCGAGGCCGAGGCTGCACGTGCTGACGACGACCGCCGTGGCGGCGCCGATCCAGTAGAGGCGCGCAAGCTCGAGATCCAGCCGGTAATGGAGCAGCAACGCGGCGAGCGCGCTGCCCGCGGCAATCGCGAACACCGAAGTGAGGAGCGCGAGCACCGCGTACTCCACCTGCAGGCTGCGGCGAATGACCGTTACACGGGCACCGAGCGCGTTGAGCACGCTCGCCTGGTAGACCTGGCGCGCCAGGCTTGCCGCGATGACGCTCGCCAGCACCAGGAGGCTTGCTATCAACGTCACGCCGGCGATCACCGAGAGCCCGGCGCCGGCGCGTCCGAGCAACGTGCGCGCCTCGTTCAGGATGACATCCGTGCGCACGGTCACCACATGGGGCGCGGCCGCCGCGATCCGATCCTGCGCGTTCGCGGCGGCACCAGCAACCATGTAAGCCGCGCCGACGTAGCGTGTGACATGGGGATCGAGCACGCCGTCGG
The sequence above is a segment of the Betaproteobacteria bacterium genome. Coding sequences within it:
- a CDS encoding FtsX-like permease family protein, with protein sequence DGVLDPHVTRYVGAAYMVAGAAANAQDRIAAAAPHVVTVRTDVILNEARTLLGRAGAGLSVIAGVTLIASLLVLASVIAASLARQVYQASVLNALGARVTVIRRSLQVEYAVLALLTSVFAIAAGSALAALLLHYRLDLELARLYWIGAATAVVVSTCSLGLGGTYLLRQLRIAPAQLLRSGG